The DNA window ACCGCCTGCTCTCGATGCCAGTGCTTATGTGCTGATGGATGCTGACAGTGGCCATATTCTGGTGGAGAAAAACCCCGACCAGCGTCTGGCTCCGGCCAGCCTGACCAAAATGATGAGCAGCTATGTGGCCGTGCATGAGCTGGAGCTGGGTAACGTCAGCGAAGATACGCCCATTCCCATCAGCGTCCGCGCCTGGCGCAAAGGCGGCTCGAAAATGTTTGTGCGGGAAGGCACCCAGGTACCGCTGATTGATCTGCTGCGCGGCATTATTATTCAGTCCGGTAACGATGCTACGGTCGCGGTTGCCGAATACTTTTCCGGTTCCGAAGAAGCCTTTGCCGGCTGGATGAACCAATACGCGGCCCGCTTTGGCATGACCAACACCAATTTTGTTAATGCCACCGGCTGGCCGGCCGACAATCATTACTCTACGGCCCGCGATATGGCCATCTTGTCGCGCCATATCATTAAGGATCATCCGACTTACTACCCCCTGTACGCTGAAAAATACTACGAGTGGAACAACATCCGCCAACCGAACCGTAATAAACTGCTGTGGCGTGACCCGACCGTGGACGGGCTGAAAACCGGCCACACCGATGAAGCCGGTTATTGTCTGGCGGCGACGGCGGTGCGTGATAACACCCGGCTGATTGCCGTGGTAATGGGCACCCGCAGTGAAGAAGCCCGCGCCCGCGAAACCCAGAAACTGCTGGCCTATGGTTTCCGTTATTTTGAAACCCGCAAACTCTACGATGCCGGTGCCGAGCTGAAAGTGCAGCATGTCTGGAAAGGCAAAGACGAGCAGCTGGCGCTGGGACTGCAGGATGAACTGTACCTGAGCCTGCCACGGGGTTTACGCGGTGAAATTGAAGTAAATATCCGTACCGATGAATACCTGATTGCGCCCCTCAGCAAAGGTCAGGAAGTGGGCACAGTGACCCTGGTTGCCGAAGGTGAAGTGTTGGCCGAACGTCCTTTGATTGCCCTGGCCGCGGTAGAAGAGGCGGGTTTCTTTGGCCGTTTCTGGGATGGTATCCGTCTGTTTTTTGCCCGCCTGTTTGCCTGATAGCAGAGCATCAGCGCTGCCGGCTTCGCCCAAAGTCCGGTAGCGCTTGAAATCGGTCTGGGGTACAACCATATAAGGCGCAATTGTTTAAGAGAGATACCTGTTGTGAGCCAGCCTGTTAACCCCGCCAACGCTGCTGCTGAAGCCCCGAAAATCGAATTTCCCTGCGCCAATTATCCGGTCAAGATTCTGGGGCAGGGTAAAGACGACTACGCCGAAGTGGTGTTTGAAATTGTCCGTATCCACGCCCCTGACTGTGATTTCGAGCGCATTCAGATCCGCGACAGCCGCAATAGCCGCTTCCGCGCCATCACCCTGTACATTACCGCCACCGGTATTGATCAGCTGCAGAACCTGCACCGTGATTTAATGGCGCACGAGTATGTGCAGATGGTGATCTGATGAGCGCTATCCGCATCCGTGATCTGGGGTTGCAGCCTTACTTGTCTGTTTACGAACAGATGCTGGAATTTACCCGTACGCGTGATGAACAGACCCTGGATGAGCTGTGGTTCCTGCAGCATGAGCGGGTGTTTACCCAGGGGCAGGCGGGTAAGGCCGAGCACGTACTGATGCCGGGCGATATTCCGGTGGTGCAGACTGACCGGGGTGGCCAGGTGACTTATCACGGCCCCGGCCAGCTGGTGGTGTACCTGATGGTGGACATCAAACGTATGGGCATTGGCCCGCGCCAGCTGGTCTCCGCCATTGAACATGCCATTGTGAATACCTTGCAGACATGGGGTGTTGAATCCGCCCCGCGCGCCGATGCCCCGGGGGTTTACACCGGCGGCCGTAAAATTGCCTCGCTGGGGCTGCGCATTAAACAGGGCCGCTCATTTCATGGGTTGGCCCTGAATATCGATATGGATCTGGAACCCTTCCGCCGCATTAATCCCTGTGGTTACGCCGGCATGGAAATGACTCAGATGCGTGATGAAACCGCCGCTGCGCCGGCGCTGGCTGAGGTCAGTGCGGTATTGCAGCAACAGCTGCAGGCTGAGCTACAGGCTGCACAGACGACCGCGCCCGGAGCGTAAAATGAGCGAAAAAATCAAAGTAGTGCAGGGCGAAAAATTACGCGGTGCGGAAAAATTAGCCCGCATTCCCATCAAAGTGATTCCCACCGAGGAATTACCGCGCAAGCCGGATTGGATCCGGGTGCGCATTCCGGCGACGCCGAAGATCAACGAAATCAAAGAAAAGCTGCGCAAGCACAAGCTGCATACCGTCTGCGAAGAAGCCAGCTGCCCCAATATTGGCGAATGCTTCGGTGGTGGTACCGCTACCTTTATGATCATGGGCGATATCTGCACCCGTCGCTGCCCGTTCTGCGACGTTGGCCACGGCCGGCCCAATCCGCTGGATAGCGACGAGCCGGTAAACCTGGCCACCGCCATTGCCGATATGGGCCTGAAATACGTGGTGATTACTTCGGTTGACCGTGACGATCTGCGCGATGGTGGCGCTCAGCATTTTGCCGACTGTATCCGCTTAACCCGCGAACACAGCCCGGGTATTCAGGTGGAAACCTTGGTACCGGATTTCCGTGGCCGCATGGACATTGCGCTGGATATTCTCAGCACCACACCACCGGATGTGTTTAACCACAATCTGGAAACCGTACCGCGTCTGTACAAAGAATGCCGTCCGGGTTCGGATTATCAGTGGTCGCTGGATTTGCTGAAAAAATACAAAGAGCGCAACCCGCACATTATTACCAAATCCGGTCTGATGCTGGGGTTGGGCGAAACCAACGATGAGGTCATTGAGGTAATGCACGCGATGCGGGCCCACAAGATTGATCACATTACCCTGGGACAGTATCTGCAACCCAGCCGCGATCATTCACCGGTGAAGCGTTTTGCCACCCCGGAAGAATTTAAAATGCTGGGCGAGAAAGCCAAAGAACTGGGCTTTATCCGCGTCACCAGCGGCCCGCTGGTGCGTTCCTCGTACCATGCAGACCTGCAGGCGCAGGGTGAGGATGTTGGCAGTCACTGAATAGTGCTGCGGCGTGTATAAAAAAAGCCAGCACTGATGCTGGCTTTTTTTATGGCTGCGGTATGCTGGTCAGGCTTGCTGCAGCATGGCGAACAGTTCGTCTTTCAGGTGCACGCGCTTCATTTTCAGCGCTTCCAGACGTTCATCCGACGCCGCTTCCGCTTCGTTTTCAATATTGCGTACTTCACGGTCAATATCGTGGTACTCATCGAACAGACGGGAGAAGTGGCGGTCTTTCATTTTCAGATCACGGATCTGATCCGCCATATCCGGAAATTCGTGGTGCAGATCGTGGTGCTCAACAGTCATGGTGTGGCCTCCTTTTTTGATTTGTTCCAGTATGCGGGTCTGGTTATGGGTCGTATTGATGCAGGTCAGGCCGGCAGAACCGGCCTGCAGCAATGCTGATGTGCATCAAGTGGTCAGCCATTACGGGCAATTTTACTGAGTCCTTGCTGCAACCATTGCTGGAATTGCGGCGCCGGCAGGGCACCGGCCAGCCGGTCAATTTCCTGGCCACGGTAGTACAGAATCAGGGTCGGGATACTGCGGATACCCAGCCGCGCACCAAGCTGCTGTGCGGTTTCGGTGTTCACCTTGGCAAAGCGCAGCTGATGCTGCAGCTGGCCGCATACCTGGGTAAAGATGGGCGCCATCATTTTGCAGGGGCCGCACCAGCTGGCCCAGAAATCCACTACCACCGGCAGGTCGTTTTTGTCGATAAAACGCTGAAAACTGTGTTCGTCCAGTTCGACCGGGTGGCCATCAAACAGATCGTGCTGGCAGCGCCCGCACTGGCCCTGCTGCTGTTGTTTATCGGCGGGAATGCGGTTGATGGCGCCGCAGGAAGGGCAGGTGTAATGCATGACAGAATCTCCACAGGATGGCTGTTCTGCTATATGCGTCTTTGGTTATGATTTTCAAGGGCAATCCGGAGAGCCGGCAGGCTCTCCGGGACAGGCTCAGGCCTGGTTTTGCTTTTTCACGCGCTTATCGCGGCGCTTTTCTTTCAGCGTCTTGGCTGCTGGTTTCTTTTCTTGTTTTGCCATGGCAAACATCTCCGTTGGGTGCTGCTGGCCGGTCCTGCCGCCGGGAGCGGTCAGCACACTGTCAGAAAGAAGGGCCGTTTGTGCGTTCAGCGCACGCGGCAGGCTAAAGGCTTCAAGGGGAAATCCTCCATGCAATTAAGGCCGGTCAGTGGATGACCTGAATAACGGTGAAGGTGGAACGGATGCCCTCCACCGCCACCGTGCAGCGATCACCGGCCTGCAGGCCAAGCAGGGCCGCTCCCAGCGGTGAGCGTACCGAAATCCGGTGTTTGTCCGGATTGGCGTCAGCAGGCAGGGTGAGAACCACCGAGAAACGCTCACGCGCCTGCAGCACAATCAGGGAGTTAATCCGTATTGTTGGCTGATTGGGCAGAGGCTTGTTGCTGCAGGTACGGGTATCCGCTACCCGCTCAGGCCGGGTAGCGCTGAACGCCGTTGTGGTCAGCAGATGATGCCAGACACGCTGGTCAACCTGGCGGAAGGATGAAGAAACAAGGGGAAACATGGCGCTCTCCACAGACAAATGAACAGGATTCAGTCGTCGCCGGAGAGTGGGGTTCTCTCCGGCTTAGCGCTGGAAGGTTCTGGCTTGTGGAAGGAACCGTTGGGTGATCATGAAATCAGGTGTCCGCAATCAAGGTGAGGGGATCATAGCCCGCCTGCAATAAAAGACAAGCCACCCCGGCCGGTGGCCGGAGCTTACAGCTGGTGGCGGCGCAGGTGGGCGAGAAAACCGTCTTTATCGGTTTCGCCGACCAGGCGGCCGGGCTGCACTTCCTGATTCTGGCGGAAGAACAGAATGGTTGGCGGGCCAAAAATGGCGTGCTTCTGCATAAAGGCGATGTGTTCCGCCCGGTTGGCGGTAACGTCCAGTTTCAGCCACAACGCTTCGGCCAGCCGCGCCTGCACATCCGGCTGGGTGAAAATTTCTTTTTCCATCACTTTGCAGCTGATGCACCAGTCGGCGTACATATCCAGCATCACCAGCCCCGGCGCAGTAGCGATGCGCTGCTCCAGCTCGGCGACGGAATCGGTTTTGTAAAACGGGGTGGAGGCGCTGGCGCTGGTGCGGTTATCAGTTCCGCCAATGACTGGTTGCAGAGGCTGCAACGGGTTGTTGTTGCCCATCAGCACGCCGGTGAAGGCCAGAACGCCATAGACCAGCAACACCCAGCCCAGACCTTTCACCAGCCGCTGTGCCGCACTGGCTGCAGGCTCCAGCGCGCCCAGTACAATGCCGTACACCAGCGCCAGCAGCGCCCACAGCAGCAGACTGAGGTTGCCGGGCAGAATACGCTCCAGCAGCCAGATCGCCACGGCCAGCAGCAAGACACCGAAGAAGACTTTGATCTGATTCATCCACTGGCCGGCTTTGGGCAGGAACGAAGCGCCGGTGGTACCCAGTACGATCAGTGGCGCGCCCATGCCCAGCCCCAGCGCCAGTAAGGCTAATCCACCCAGGACGGCATCGCCGGTGGTGCTTAAGTACACCAGAGCACCAGCCAGGGGCGCGGATACGCAGGGCGAAACGACCAGGGCCGACAATACGCCAATGATAAATACGCTCAGGTAGCGCCCGCCTTGCTGTTGCTGGCTGATACTGTTCAGCCGGTTGCGCAGCGCTGCCGGCAGTTGCAGTTCGTACAGGCCGAACATGGCCAGTGCCAACAATACAAACAGGGCGGCAAACAGGATGAGTACCCAGGGCGTCTGCATCCAGGCCTGAATGTTGGCGCCGGCACCGAGCAGGCCGACGGTAAGACCGGCGGCAGCGTAAGTCAGAGCCATACCCAGCACATAGACGGACGACAACAGAAAGCCGCGGCGCGGCGAGTTGTGCTGCTGCCCCAGCACCACGCTGGTCAGAATCGGCACCATCGGCAGCACGCAGGGAGTAAAGGTCAGGCCCAGACCGAGCAGGAAAAACACCCCGATAACAGCCAGCGTGGAGCGGCCACTGAACCAGTTATCTTCTGCTGGTGCCGTTGTGCTGGTCACGCTGTCAGAGGCCGGCGGCAGAGCCGGGCCCTGCAGATCGGCGGCTGTCAGGGTCAGGCGTTGGCGTTGCGGCGGGTAACAGAGGCCGGCATCGGCACAGCCCTGATGATGCAGCACGACTTCACCGGGCTGCAGCCCCTGCAGATCGAAACGCACATCCAGCTGGCCGTAAAAGGCGGTTACCCGGCCAAAAGCTTCGTCGTCTTTTTCAATGCCGGGCAGGGAAAAATAGACCGGCTCCAGCCGGGTGTCGCCCTGCTGCAGAAAGATGCGGTGCTGGTACAGGTAATAGCCATCGGCGCTGTTCCAGGTGGCCAGGAGTTCTCC is part of the Venatoribacter cucullus genome and encodes:
- a CDS encoding D-alanyl-D-alanine carboxypeptidase family protein; the protein is MRLLTLLASWILPLAASAAVIVPQPPALDASAYVLMDADSGHILVEKNPDQRLAPASLTKMMSSYVAVHELELGNVSEDTPIPISVRAWRKGGSKMFVREGTQVPLIDLLRGIIIQSGNDATVAVAEYFSGSEEAFAGWMNQYAARFGMTNTNFVNATGWPADNHYSTARDMAILSRHIIKDHPTYYPLYAEKYYEWNNIRQPNRNKLLWRDPTVDGLKTGHTDEAGYCLAATAVRDNTRLIAVVMGTRSEEARARETQKLLAYGFRYFETRKLYDAGAELKVQHVWKGKDEQLALGLQDELYLSLPRGLRGEIEVNIRTDEYLIAPLSKGQEVGTVTLVAEGEVLAERPLIALAAVEEAGFFGRFWDGIRLFFARLFA
- a CDS encoding YbeD family protein; translated protein: MSQPVNPANAAAEAPKIEFPCANYPVKILGQGKDDYAEVVFEIVRIHAPDCDFERIQIRDSRNSRFRAITLYITATGIDQLQNLHRDLMAHEYVQMVI
- the lipB gene encoding lipoyl(octanoyl) transferase LipB; translated protein: MSAIRIRDLGLQPYLSVYEQMLEFTRTRDEQTLDELWFLQHERVFTQGQAGKAEHVLMPGDIPVVQTDRGGQVTYHGPGQLVVYLMVDIKRMGIGPRQLVSAIEHAIVNTLQTWGVESAPRADAPGVYTGGRKIASLGLRIKQGRSFHGLALNIDMDLEPFRRINPCGYAGMEMTQMRDETAAAPALAEVSAVLQQQLQAELQAAQTTAPGA
- the lipA gene encoding lipoyl synthase codes for the protein MSEKIKVVQGEKLRGAEKLARIPIKVIPTEELPRKPDWIRVRIPATPKINEIKEKLRKHKLHTVCEEASCPNIGECFGGGTATFMIMGDICTRRCPFCDVGHGRPNPLDSDEPVNLATAIADMGLKYVVITSVDRDDLRDGGAQHFADCIRLTREHSPGIQVETLVPDFRGRMDIALDILSTTPPDVFNHNLETVPRLYKECRPGSDYQWSLDLLKKYKERNPHIITKSGLMLGLGETNDEVIEVMHAMRAHKIDHITLGQYLQPSRDHSPVKRFATPEEFKMLGEKAKELGFIRVTSGPLVRSSYHADLQAQGEDVGSH
- a CDS encoding YdcH family protein, with the protein product MTVEHHDLHHEFPDMADQIRDLKMKDRHFSRLFDEYHDIDREVRNIENEAEAASDERLEALKMKRVHLKDELFAMLQQA
- the trxC gene encoding thioredoxin TrxC, giving the protein MHYTCPSCGAINRIPADKQQQQGQCGRCQHDLFDGHPVELDEHSFQRFIDKNDLPVVVDFWASWCGPCKMMAPIFTQVCGQLQHQLRFAKVNTETAQQLGARLGIRSIPTLILYYRGQEIDRLAGALPAPQFQQWLQQGLSKIARNG
- a CDS encoding GreA/GreB family elongation factor; translation: MFPLVSSSFRQVDQRVWHHLLTTTAFSATRPERVADTRTCSNKPLPNQPTIRINSLIVLQARERFSVVLTLPADANPDKHRISVRSPLGAALLGLQAGDRCTVAVEGIRSTFTVIQVIH
- the dsbD gene encoding protein-disulfide reductase DsbD — translated: MNRIWLALLALVFSVSTQANLLGSLLGKSEPDFLPVEQAFPLTTTLANGELLATWNSADGYYLYQHRIFLQQGDTRLEPVYFSLPGIEKDDEAFGRVTAFYGQLDVRFDLQGLQPGEVVLHHQGCADAGLCYPPQRQRLTLTAADLQGPALPPASDSVTSTTAPAEDNWFSGRSTLAVIGVFFLLGLGLTFTPCVLPMVPILTSVVLGQQHNSPRRGFLLSSVYVLGMALTYAAAGLTVGLLGAGANIQAWMQTPWVLILFAALFVLLALAMFGLYELQLPAALRNRLNSISQQQQGGRYLSVFIIGVLSALVVSPCVSAPLAGALVYLSTTGDAVLGGLALLALGLGMGAPLIVLGTTGASFLPKAGQWMNQIKVFFGVLLLAVAIWLLERILPGNLSLLLWALLALVYGIVLGALEPAASAAQRLVKGLGWVLLVYGVLAFTGVLMGNNNPLQPLQPVIGGTDNRTSASASTPFYKTDSVAELEQRIATAPGLVMLDMYADWCISCKVMEKEIFTQPDVQARLAEALWLKLDVTANRAEHIAFMQKHAIFGPPTILFFRQNQEVQPGRLVGETDKDGFLAHLRRHQL